In Drosophila teissieri strain GT53w chromosome 2R, Prin_Dtei_1.1, whole genome shotgun sequence, the following proteins share a genomic window:
- the LOC122612735 gene encoding uncharacterized protein LOC122612735 yields MTIPEAYGEFEGRIVSHSSSSEIILATIGLRPNGEAIEHMEPAEAQRNTRFEIEKLFIHAKVCVQEQLGPDANSTGIHESTVNFGHTSAVKLPRLSLPTFDGKYCEYQNFILSFNQVIGHQPSMSKIEKFNQLLNCLREPALETVRAFQVTADNYTKARDRLKQRYDNPTLVFLDNILSLFALPTVAKSNGQQLRSLIDNASALYNSLRSLSTEPQICEAMLISIVMGKVDQETKRKWNESLDYTTLPSWDKCVGVVERHCQYLESDKKPPAEAPMSQTGGHRSRSQRNQASLSFNCTTQTCNICSQTDHKTFRCPELINLALDNRLNAVKRHKLCINCLGRGHLVANCPSTRRCHSCALPHHSLLHRPSPGSAAAPFPLPQAEPVQVSDAVAHTHTESRSDCVILATALILVKDASGSYKIGRALLDSCSQVNFISEEFAQRLRLPRSKLNLEIRSIGETQTRIKHHATTNIKSRHNGFELLLDFCVTFHIAYHPESEIDISAWNLPQHSSLADESFNKSRRIDLLLGTETFFDILAVGQVKLGKDLPVLQKTLLGWIVSGRCRAHPRTLHQYSSIALTEIDQKMERLWRIDHVEPPEITLTPEQRNYEPTVLGASFDIAKRRFLSLERSLCKRPEVGAKYVEFMQEFQNLGHMSPVSHPQLNTPHYYIPHHCVLKSNSTSTKLRVVFDASCKTTSQKALNDILMVGPTIQPDLYALLLRFRIHRYAITADVVKMFRQVNMFAEDRRFQYILWRTSPSQPLSTFKLNTVTYGTAAAPYLAIRSLSYLADKFMDKLEIGAKAIKSSFYVDDFLGGADTVEELHQIKREVTAILQDGQLELAKWHSNHCKFVDDATVKHLQLDDEMLTSTLGLKWDQVRDTFMFSFSPRFDSDHVTKRSILSIASSLFDPLGLVTPIIIVAKIILQELWLLKLHWDESVPQGIHTAWMSLLASLSSLESVAIPRYCLQSAIHTFQIHGFCDASNRAYGCCIYARTIGSDGLTKVQLITSKSRVAPTKKLSLPKLELCGAHLLAQLYKKIIRIFADRKPTSFLWCDSQIVLHWNRQHSATLSTFVGNRIAEIQELTSDCHWRHVPTHCNPADILSRGCTITELEQSIWFEGPEFLGQDHQHWPKDSRDNSDIDMETVQLEKRKSAFAVSSAALYGNSPYYLSLESQSHTFKEADSLVDEDVRRRCIASRHFLALRDRIEEQADAIREFASKSGCEFAFTPPRAPHMGGLWEAVKTAKHLLLRAVGSALLNAEELATVLVGIEATMNSRPLGALSQDPSDGEALTPGHLLTGGPLIAAPALRTPDQVGLSCLRRWRLVSSVRKTFWRRWSREYVLGLQVRGKWHEEKANVEEGQLVVVAEDNLLPQQWLLGRIVATHAGEDGKVRVVDLRRSDGAIFRRAIHKLAPLPIC; encoded by the exons ATGACGATTCCCGAGGCATATGGCGAGTTTGAGGGACGAATAGTATCGCATTCGAGTAGTTCGGAGATTATATTAGCGACGATAGGCCTAAGGCCGAACGGG GAAGCCATAGAGCATATGGAGCCAGCTGAGGCGCAGCGCAATACTCGCTTCGAAATAGAGAAACTTTTTATCCACGCCAAGGTTTGCGTTCAGGAGCAACTTGGACCAGACGCTAACAGCACCGGCATTCATGAATCTACGGTTAATTTTGGGCACACATCTGCAGTTAAGCTCCCGCGCTTATCATTGCCGACATTTGACGGCAAATACTGCGAGTACCAAAACTTTATCTTGTCGTTTAACCAAGTTATTGGCCACCAGCCATCCATGTCTAAGATCGAGAAGTTCAACCAGTTGTTAAACTGTCTTCGAGAACCAGCCCTTGAAACGGTTCGAGCTTTCCAGGTGACCGCAGACAACTACACAAAGGCTCGGGACCGCTTAAAGCAGCGCTATGACAACCCGACTCTCGTATTTTTGGATAACATATTGTCACTCTTCGCATTGCCAACTGTCGCCAAGTCAAATGGTCAGCAGTTGCGCAGCCTAATCGATAATGCATCCGCATTATACAACTCGTTGCGTTCGTTGAGCACCGAGCCACAGATTTGCGAGGCCATGCTCATCTCCATAGTTATGGGCAAAGTGGACCAGGAGACTAAGAGGAAGTGGAATGAGTCGCTGGACTACACTACGTTGCCTTCCTGGGACAAATGCGTTGGAGTCGTTGAACGTCATTGTCAATATTTGGAATCGGATAAGAAGCCTCCTGCTGAAGCCCCTATGAGTCAAACAGGTGGCCATAGGTCGCGCTCGCAGAGGAATCAGGCAAGTCTGTCCTTCAATTGCACCACACAAACTTGTAACATCTGTTCACAGACAGACCACAAGACCTTTAGATGCCCAGAACTAATCAATCTCGCCCTAGATAATCGCCTCAATGCAGTAAAGCGCCACAAGCTATGCATTAATTGCCTTGGCAGGGGTCATCTTGTAGCCAACTGCCCGTCGACGCGGAGGTGCCACTCATGTGCACTACCGCATCACTCGCTGCTTCATCGGCCATCGCCAGGATCGGCCGCAGCTCCCTTTCCACTCCCTCAAGCGGAGCCTGTACAAGTTTCGGACGCAGTCGCGCATACTCACACGGAGTCTCGTTCCGACTGTGTCATTCTGGCCACGGCACTGATTCTGGTCAAGGATGCATCTGGAAGCTACAAAATAGGAAGAGCGCTTCTGGATTCATGTTCTCAGGTGAATTTCATATCCGAGGAGTTTGCCCAAAGACTTCGACTGCCACGGAGCAAGCTCAACCTCGAGATTCGTAGCATTGGTGAGACACAAACGCGAATTAAACACCATGCAACCACCAATATCAAGTCGAGGCACAATGGATTCGAGTTGCTCCTTGATTTTTGCGTGACATTCCACATCGCCTATCATCCAGAATCGGAAATTGACATTTCTGCGTGGAACCTTCCGCAGCACTCATCTCTTGCTGACGAGAGCTTCAACAAGTCTCGTCGGATCGATCTGCTTTTGGGGACGGAAACCTTCTTCGATATATTGGCAGTCGGCCAAGTTAAATTAGGAAAGGATCTGCCCGTACTACAAAAAACACTACTTGGATGGATAGTGTCTGGTCGATGTCGAGCTCATCCCAGAACACTTCATCAGTACTCGTCTATCGCATTAACAgaaattgaccaaaaaatGGAACGGCTATGGCGCATCGATCATGTGGAGCCTCCTGAGATCACACTTACGCCAGAGCAGCGAAACT ATGAACCTACCGTTCTCGGAGCCTCATTCGACATTGCCAAAAGGAGATTCCTCTCCCTCGAACGCAGCCTATGCAAAAGGCCTGAGGTAGGTGCCAAATATGTTGAATTTATGCAGGAGTTTCAAAATCTGGGACACATGAGTCCCGTGAGCCATCCACAGTTAAACACTCCGCATTATTATATTCCGCACCACTGCGTGCTCAAGTCTAATAGCACATCAACAAAGCTCAGAGTGGTTTTCGACGCATCTTGCAAGACGACGTCCCAGAAAGCGCTCAACGACATTCTGATGGTCGGACCGACCATTCAGCCAGATCTTTATGCACTACTCCTGCGTTTTCGGATACATCGCTATGCCATCACTGCTGATGTGGTCAAGATGTTCCGCCAAGTCAACATGTTTGCCGAGGATCGCAGATTCCAATACATTCTTTGGAGAACGTCGCCATCGCAACCATTGAGCACCTTCAAATTGAATACTGTAACTTATGGCACAGCGGCTGCACCGTATCTAGCCATACGCAGTTTGTCATATCTAGCCGACAAATTCATGGACAAATTGGAGATTGGAGCTAAAGCCATCAAATCGTCTTTCTATGTGGATGACTTCCTAGGTGGAGCGGATACGGTAGAGGAGCTACATCAAATCAAAAGGGAAGTTACAGCGATTCTACAGGATGGCCAATTAGAACTCGCAAAATGGCATTCAAATCActgcaagtttgtcgatgaCGCTACAGTCAAACATTTGCAGTTGGACGACGAAATGCTAACCAGCACGCTTGGCCTAAAATGGGACCAAGTACGGGACACATTCATGTTCTCGTTCTCGCCAAGATTCGATTCGGACCACGTCACCAAGCGCTCGATTTTGTCCATAGCCTCTTCGCTGTTTGATCCGTTGGGATTAGTTACTCCCATCATCATAGTGGCAAAAATTATCCTCCAGGAGCTGTGGCTCCTAAAACTACATTGGGACGAGTCAGTACCCCAAGGCATTCATACAGCTTGGATGTCCCTGCTTGCATCGCTTTCGTCGTTGGAGTCTGTAGCAATACCACGATATTGCCTCCAATCAGCGATACATACCTTTCAAATACACGGCTTTTGTGACGCCTCCAATCGAGCGTATGGATGCTGCATCTACGCTCGCACAATCGGATCAGATGGGCTGACCAAGGTACAGCTAATCACATCGAAGTCCAGAGTTGCTCCCACCAAGAAGCTATCTCTGCCGAAATTAGAACTGTGTGGAGCACATTTATTAGCACAGCTCTACAAAAAAATCATTAGAATCTTCGCTGACAGAAAGCCGACTTCGTTCTTATGGTGCGATTCTCAAATTGTTCTACATTGGAATCGCCAACACTCGGCCACCTTATCAACCTTTGTCGGCAATCGAATTGCCGAAATTCAAGAACTCACGTCAGATTGCCACTGGAGACATGTTCCTACTCACTGCAACCCGGCTGATATCTTGTCCAGGGGCTGCACTATCACCGAGTTGGAACAATCGATATGGTTCGAGGGACCTGAGTTCCTAggccaagatcatcaacattgGCCAAAGGACAGTCGAGACAACAGTGACATTGATATGGAAACTGTCCAACTGGAGAAGAGAAAATCAGCCTTTGCCGTATCATCCGCCGCTCTATACGGAAACTCGCCTTATTACCTGTCTCTTGAAAGTCAATCGCATACTTTCAAGGAGGCCG attcattggtcgacgaggatgtCCGCAGACGGTGCATTGCGAGTCGCCACTTCCTGGCTCTTCGCGAtcggatcgaggagcaggcggacgcaATTCGCGAGTTCGCATCAAAAAGCGGATGCGAATTTGCGTTCACACCCCCTCGGGCTCCGCACATGGGCGGACTATGGGAGGCAgtgaaaactgcaaagcacCTACTCCTACGAGCGGTGGGCAGCGCACTCCTCAACGCCGAAGAGCTGGCAACAGTCCTCGTCGGGATCGAGGCCACGATGAACTCGCGGCCCCTCGGAGCGCTCAGCCAGGACCCAAGCGACGGAGAGGCGCTAACTCCCGGACACCTGCTGACAGGCGGGCCGCTcatcgcagcaccagcactccgGACCCCGGACCAGGTGGGTCTCAGTTGCTTGCGGCGATGGCGGCTTGTCTCGTCAGTCAGGAAAACGTTCTGGCGGCGATGGTCCCGGGAATATGTCCTGGGCCTTCAGGTTCGGGGCAAGTGGCacgaggagaaggccaacGTCGAGGAGGGCCAACTCGTCGTCGTGGCAGAGGACAACCTGCTGCCTCAACAGTGGCTCCTGGGAAGGATCGTCGCGACGCACGCAGGAGAGGACGGCAAGGTCAGGGTCGTCGACCTTAGGAGGAGTGATGGAGCCATCTTCCGGAGGGCGATCCAcaagctggcgccgctgccgatttgttga